A DNA window from Porites lutea chromosome 6, jaPorLute2.1, whole genome shotgun sequence contains the following coding sequences:
- the LOC140941112 gene encoding uncharacterized protein, producing MAVREEDARKKPSSPNGKPFPSAGKSGVEDIVEQLRRFSSVSQEDFEKMRLAEKEDEFFAIRKATDITDPDTQGDPCPPLPIKIIQGTFRHVLGVREACSKNGTFLQRTIELRRKPGETLGFYIRQGDGWERDQGIFVSRVVLGTDVDVFELLRVGDEIIKVNKVDVRAMTIQDVSALMQMTRRLILTVKVLTPVTAMAVKRLAMNKDNNIQGLRSLSSRTPRTARSEGGCSDSASNPNRFPPDRRTTGGDRRLSNTSSLSHQANYKVANLVIGKNKDAMSSGNPQSLTASGSSYRGSRRSSKSPVAGRRALSPIRETSADIFNTDSEDRMSAHERGRTSRAASVVSWSDQFYSASGASSPVKHKPSDRRRSEAQSSRPK from the coding sequence ATGGCTGTTCGCGAAGAAGACGCGAGAAAGAAACCTTCGTCGCCGAACGGGAAGCCTTTTCCATCGGCCGGCAAATCGGGCGTCGAAGATATTGTAGAACAGCTTCGGCGATTTAGCAGTGTTTCGCAGGAAGATTTTGAGAAAATGAGACTTGCTGAGAAAGAGGACGAATTTTTTGCCATCAGAAAAGCAACTGATATCACTGATCCAGACACTCAGGGGGACCCTTGTCCACCGCTTCCAATAAAGATCATTCAAGGCACCTTCAGGCATGTGTTAGGCGTCCGAGAGGCGTGCTCAAAAAATGGCACATTTCTGCAGCGTACGATTGAATTACGGCGAAAGCCCGGAGAGACCCTAGGATTTTATATTCGTCAAGGCGATGGTTGGGAACGCGATCAAGGGATTTTTGTTTCTCGTGTTGTTTTGGGCACCGACGTGGACGTTTTTGAGCTGTTACGAGTCGGCGACGAAATTATTAAAGTGAATAAAGTTGACGTACGGGCCATGACTATACAAGATGTGAGCGCGCTAATGCAGATGACGAGGCGACTTATTCTCACAGTCAAAGTTCTGACACCAGTGACAGCAATGGCCGTTAAGCGATTAGCAAtgaataaagacaataatattcAAGGTTTAAGATCCTTGAGTTCAAGAACTCCTAGGACTGCAAGGTCCGAAGGGGGCTGCAGCGATTCCGCCTCAAATCCAAACCGTTTTCCTCCGGATCGTCGCACGACTGGTGGCGACAGACGTTTAAGTAACACATCAAGTCTAAGCCATCAGGCGAACTacaaagtagcaaatctagtcATAGGAAAAAATAAGGACGCAATGAGCTCGGGAAATCCTCAATCTTTGACGGCCTCGGGTTCGTCCTATCGTGGCTCGCGTCGTAGCTCCAAATCGCCCGTCGCTGGGAGGAGAGCTCTGTCGCCGATACGGGAAACTTCTGCAGATATCTTTAACACCGACAGCGAAGATCGTATGTCAGCTCATGAACGAGGGCGAACTAGCCGAGCTGCGAGTGTTGTGAGCTGGTCGGACCAGTTCTACAGCGCATCAGGAGCTAGTAGTCCCGTAAAACATAAGCCCAGTGATAGACGCAGGTCCGAGGCCCAGAGTTCCAGACCAAAGTGA